Proteins encoded within one genomic window of Marasmius oreades isolate 03SP1 chromosome 4, whole genome shotgun sequence:
- a CDS encoding uncharacterized protein (CAZy:GT2_Glycos_transf): MDSTSLLYGVVAVATFSVISLYTVLVVWSPAPIITRDSEKKYRSHASPTTPRPLTPLEDPSTVKLTVVIPAYNETERLPAMLGSAVDHLMSLKKKRTFEILIVDDGSSDGTSAASLKLAGKYPNCDIRIVTLEKNLGKGGAVRHGMLFGGGERLLMADADGASRFEDLESLWEEMDKIAPGGAPGVVVGSRAHLVKTEVVVKRSLLRNILMYGLHTTLRIVGVGHIRDTQCGFKLFSRSAAQQIFPAQHLPTWIFDVELLLLAKQLGIPVAEVSIEWHEVAGSKLNVFSASLQMLRDLLIVRFNHLLGRWKATPVKKKVE; this comes from the exons ATGGACAGTACGTCTCTTCTGTACGGGGTGGTAGCAGTGGCGACCTTTTCCGTCATATCT CTGTACACCGTTCTCGTCGTATGGTCACCAGCTCCCATTATAACTCGTGATTCAGAAAAGAAATACCGGTCCCATGCTTCACCCACCACACCACGACCTCTCACTCCCTTAGAAGACCCAAGTACAGTCAAATTAACGGTTGTCATTCCCGCCTACAACGAAACCGAACGGTTACCTGCGATGTTGGGTTCTGCGGTTGACCATCTCAtgtcgttgaagaagaaacgaACATTTGAGATTCTTATTGTCGATGACGGTTCCTCCGATGGGACTTCTGCAGCATCTCTCAAGCTAGCTGGAAAATACCCTAACTGCGACATCCGAATCGTCACTTTGGAGAAGAATCTCGGAAAAGGCGGGGCGGTGAGGCATGGAATGTTGTTTGGTGGTGGGGAGAGGCTTTTGATGGCTGATGCGGACGGTGCGAGTCGGTTCGAGGACCTCGAGTCACTTTGGGAAGAGATGGACAAGATTGCGCCGGGTGGTGCTCCTGGGGTTGTCGTTGGAAGTAGGGCTCACCTTGTTAAAACGGAAGTGGTGGTGAAG CGGTCACTGTTGCGTAACATCTTGATGTATGGCCTACACACCACCCTGCGCATCGTCGGTGTCGGTCACATCCGGGACACCCAGTGTGGGTTCAAGCTCTTTTCTCGGTCGGCTGCTCAACAGATTTTTCCTGCACAACATCTTCCGACGTGGATATTTGACGTTGAGTTGCTACTTCTCGCCAAACAGCTCGGGATTCCAGTCGCTGAAGTTTCTATTGAATGGCATGAGGTGGCTGGCAGCAAGCTTAACGTTTTTTCGGCTTCGCTTCAGATGTTACGGGATCTGCTTATTGTGAGGTTTAATCATTTGCTGGGGAGGTGGAAGGCTACTCCGGTCAAGAAGAAGGTGGAATAA
- a CDS encoding uncharacterized protein (CAZy:GH3), producing the protein MISHKGVLSLLVVGSIVLTSDAAFPDCVNGPLAKNLVCDPTAASIDRARALANELTVPELIQNTVNQSPGVSRLGLPPYNWWSEALHGVAGSPGVSFAPFGSEFGSATSFPAPITLGAAFDDELVNAAATVISTECRAFNNVNRSGLDYFTPNVNPFKDPRWGRGQETPGEDPFHIAQYVLQYVTGLQGGVAPKPYVKVMADCKHWAAYDLEDTPSGITRHTFDAQVSQQDLAEYYSPPFQSCVRDAKVGSIMCSYNAVNGVPSCANRFLLQDLVRDLWELGEEQWIVSDCGAVDDIFDTHHFTNTIVNATAVALRAGTDIECGNAYSQNLQTALNQSLVSEADLRQSLTRQFNSLVRLGYFDPPGQQPYRQLAWTDVNTPQAQQLAYQAAVEGIVLLKNDGVLPLKSSVKKVAVIGPWGNATNQMQSNYNGVAPFLITPLKAFQNAGFNVTFTQGTNINTNSNSGFSAALSAARQADVVFYLGGIDGSIEGESRDRSNISWPGNQLDLVSQLAGVGKPLVVLQMGGGQIDSSSLKANAKVNALIWGGYPGQSGGAALVDIITGKQAPAGRLPLTQYPASYINQVAFTDMALRPSATSPGRTYKWYTGEAVFQFGFGLHYTTFNFTWGTGAGTYNIQTLVSAAQASGVTHVDLGTLDTFKVSVRNTGKVTSDYVALLFSRTNAGPSPAPLKELVSYSRVKGIQAGQSATAELKVTLGAIARTDEEGNRVLYPGTYELQLDTGSVIKKTITLTGTEAKLIAWPKV; encoded by the exons ATGATCTCGCACAAGGGCGTACTCTCTCTTCTCGTCGTTGGATCAATTGTACTCACCTCTGACGCGGCTTTCCCGGACTGTGTCAATGGCCCTCTAGCCAAGAATCTAGTATGCGACCCAACCGCTGCTTCGATAGATCGAGCAAGGGCCTTGGCGAATGAATTGACCGTTCCAGAACTCATTCAAAATACAGTGAATCAGTCTCCTGGAGTCAGTCGTCTCGGACTACCCCCGTACAACTGGTGGAGCGAAGCATTG CACGGTGTCGCAGGCAGTCCTGGTGTAAGTTTTGCACCGTTTGGAAGCGAATTTGGCTCCGCTACATCTTTCCCTGCTCCCATTACGTTGGGCGCCGCCTTCGACGACGAACTCGTAAACGCAGCCGCAACTGTAATCAGCACCGAGTGTCGTGCTTTCAACAACGTCAACCGGTCAGGACTCGACTACTTCACCCCAAATGTCAATCCCTTCAAAGATCCTCGCTGGGGTCGCGGTCAGGAAACCCCCGGTGAAGATCCTTTCCATATCGCGCAATACGTCCTCCAGTACGTCACAGGGCTGCAAGGAGGTGTTGCTCCCAAGCCGTACGTCAAAGTTATGGCGGACTGTAAACATTGGGCTGCCTATGATCTCGAGGATACTCCGAGTGGTATCACGCGACATACCTTCGATGCTCAAGTTTCTCAACAGGACCTGGCGGAATACTATTCTCCCCCTTTCCAGAGTTGCGTTCGTGATGCTAAAGTTGGCTCGATCATGTGCAGCTATAACGCTGTGAATGGAGTTCCTTCATGTGCCAACCGATTCTTACTACAAGATTTGGTCAGGGATCTGTGGGAGCTTGGGGAGGAACAATGGATCGTCTCTGATTGTGGGGCGGTTGATGATATCTTTGATACACACCACTTTACCAACACCATAGTGAATGCCACTGCTGTGGCCTTACGTGCCGGGACTGACATCGAATGCGGAAATGCATATTCGCAAAACCTCCAGACGGCGTTGAACCAGTCGCTTGTTTCTGAAGCCGATCTTAGGCAATCGCTGACAAGACAGTTCAACTCGCTAGTCCG GTTGGGCTACTTTGACCCTCCTGGCCAACAACCGTACAGACAGCTGGCCTGGACAGATGTCAACACTCCGCAAGCGCAACAACTTGCATACCAAGCCGCTGTTGAGGGTATCGTTCTTCTCAAGAACGACGGTGTCCTTCCTCTCAAGTCCTCGGTCAAGAAAGTTGCTGTGATTGGGCCTTGGGGTAATGCCACCAACCAAATGCAGTCGAACTATAACGGCGTCGCTCCATTCCTTATCACTCCGCTTAAAGCTTTCCAAAACGCAGGGTTTAACGTAACCTTCACCCAGGGAACAAATATCAATACGAACTCGAACTCCGGTTTCTCAGCTGCGTTGTCTGCTGCCAGACAAGCCGATGTAGTATTCTATTTGGGTGGGATCGACGGCAGTATCGAAGGTGAGAGCCGTGACCGGTCCAATATATCGTGGCCCGGGAACCAGCTAGACCTCGTCAGTCAGCTTGCTGGCGTTGGGAAACCGCTTGTTGTGCTGCAGATGGGTGGTGGGCAGATTGATAGTTCTTCGCTCAAAGCAAATGCCAAG GTCAATGCCCTCATTTGGGGAGGCTATCCAGGTCAAAGCGGAGGCGCAGCTCTCGTAGACATCATCACCGGTAAACAAGCGCCTGCAGGTCGACTTCCTCTCACCCAGTATCCGGCTTCCTATATCAATCAGGTCGCATTCACTGATATGGCACTTCGCCCATCGGCCACAAGTCCTGGACGAACTTACAAGTGGTATACTGGTGAAGCTGTATTCCAGTTCGGGTTCGGTCTCCATTACACTACCTTCAACTTTACTTGGGGGACTGGCGCGGGCACGTACAACATTCAGACTCTGGTCAGTGCGGCGCAGGCATCTGGTGTTACGCATGTCGATCTCGGCACTCTGGATACTTTCAAGGTGTCTGTGAGGAACACCGGCAAGGTGACATCGGACTACGTTGCGCTCCTGTTCTCTCGGACCAATGCCGGACCATCACCTGCGCCGTTGAAAGAGTTGGTGTCGTATAGCAGAGTGAAGGGGATTCAAGCTGGTCAGAGCGCTACTGCTGAGCTGAAGGTTACGCTTGGAGCTATTGCAAGGACTGATGAGGAAGGAAACCGGGTGTTGTATCCTGGGACGTACGAGTTGCAGCTCGATACTGGAAGTGTGATAAAAAAGACGATTACCCTGACTGGGACGGAAGCGAAACTAATTGCTTGGCCGAAGGTTTAG